In one window of Candidatus Rokuibacteriota bacterium DNA:
- a CDS encoding methyltransferase: MAGDEGLLLYVYRGLLFKVADGVQAPKAGSLLFARYLEFRPGEQVLELGTGVGLAAVLAARAGCSVVATDVVPEAAACAAENARLNGVGDRVEVRVGDCYDPARGLRFDLICTNPPQMPTPPGRERDDPVAAADNGGIDGWEILDRVIRGAPEHLTPGGRLVFTIFAFLGRKTAFAKLEAVGLKPETLGSEVQSFPRIGYERLDHIRSLDSEKILPNVGVPRTVERFVIQGTLPR; the protein is encoded by the coding sequence ATGGCGGGCGATGAGGGGCTCCTCCTCTACGTCTACCGGGGCCTCCTCTTCAAAGTGGCCGACGGCGTTCAGGCGCCCAAGGCGGGCTCGCTCCTCTTCGCGCGGTACCTGGAGTTTCGTCCGGGCGAGCAGGTGCTCGAGCTCGGGACGGGTGTGGGGCTGGCCGCGGTCCTGGCGGCCAGGGCCGGCTGTTCCGTCGTGGCCACCGATGTCGTGCCCGAGGCGGCAGCCTGCGCCGCCGAAAACGCGCGTCTGAACGGCGTCGGCGACCGCGTGGAGGTCAGGGTCGGCGATTGCTATGATCCGGCGCGCGGCCTCCGCTTCGACCTGATCTGCACTAACCCGCCCCAGATGCCGACGCCTCCCGGCCGCGAGCGCGACGATCCCGTGGCCGCCGCGGACAACGGCGGGATCGATGGCTGGGAAATCCTCGACCGGGTGATCCGGGGCGCGCCTGAGCACCTGACGCCCGGGGGGCGGCTCGTCTTCACGATCTTCGCCTTCCTCGGCCGGAAGACGGCGTTCGCCAAGCTCGAGGCCGTGGGCCTCAAGCCGGAGACGCTGGGCAGCGAGGTGCAGTCCTTCCCGCGCATCGGGTACGAGCGGCTCGACCACATCCGGAGTCTGGACAGCGAGAAGATCCTGCCCAACGTCGGCGTTCCCAGGACCGTCGAGCGCTTCGTCATCCAGGGCACCCTCCCGCGTTGA
- a CDS encoding ROK family protein — MRREAILAVDVGGTSIAAGLVAPDGEILGQLQAPTRERGTALDTLNALLDELLAAARGRGLRVLGLGAGVPGAVDATTGVVGEDVQNVPELARLPLTRHLRARFGLPAFVDNDVNALALGEWTFGRARGARSLVLLAIGTGVGGGIILDGQLVRGAAGYGGELGHISVNFDGRPCFCGGRGCLKAYVAGPDIAAAARARLETDRDSRLLALAGGDPDAVSAAHVFRAAGDGDRLAGALVEEICQALGAGLAAIVNALNPEVILVTGGVAESLKPLEAAILRWTGRYAFARALAATRMTVLVLDKHATVRGGAALFLYERSRSRRPTRVERRGSQRRVRSGARRRVRPTRRRSGRRR; from the coding sequence GTGAGACGCGAAGCGATCCTGGCGGTGGACGTGGGAGGGACCAGCATCGCCGCGGGTCTCGTCGCCCCTGACGGCGAAATCCTGGGCCAGCTCCAGGCGCCGACCCGCGAACGGGGCACCGCGCTCGACACCCTGAACGCGCTTCTGGATGAGCTGTTGGCGGCCGCCCGCGGCCGGGGCCTCCGGGTGCTCGGGCTCGGTGCCGGAGTCCCGGGAGCGGTGGACGCCACGACGGGCGTCGTCGGCGAGGACGTGCAGAACGTGCCCGAGCTGGCGCGGCTGCCGCTCACCCGTCACCTCCGCGCGCGCTTTGGTCTTCCCGCGTTCGTGGACAACGACGTCAACGCCCTGGCCCTGGGGGAGTGGACCTTCGGCCGGGCCAGAGGGGCGCGCTCGCTCGTGCTCCTGGCGATCGGCACCGGGGTGGGCGGCGGGATCATCCTGGACGGCCAGCTCGTCCGGGGCGCCGCGGGGTACGGGGGCGAGCTGGGCCACATCTCCGTCAACTTCGACGGCCGCCCGTGCTTCTGTGGCGGCCGCGGCTGCCTGAAAGCCTACGTCGCGGGCCCGGACATCGCCGCCGCGGCGCGGGCGCGGCTCGAGACCGATCGAGACTCGCGCCTGCTGGCACTGGCAGGCGGGGATCCGGACGCGGTGAGCGCCGCCCACGTCTTCAGGGCCGCCGGGGACGGTGACCGGCTGGCCGGAGCGCTGGTGGAGGAGATCTGCCAGGCGCTGGGCGCGGGGCTTGCCGCCATCGTGAACGCTCTGAACCCGGAGGTGATCCTGGTGACGGGCGGCGTGGCCGAGTCGCTCAAGCCGCTCGAGGCCGCGATCCTCCGCTGGACCGGACGCTATGCATTCGCCCGGGCTCTCGCAGCCACACGGATGACGGTCCTCGTCCTAGACAAGCACGCCACCGTCCGGGGCGGCGCCGCCCTCTTCCTCTACGAGCGCAGCCGGTCGCGCCGGCCGACGCGGGTCGAACGACGCGGGTCGCAACGAAGGGTCCGATCGGGAGCGCGCCGCCGGGTGCGCCCGACGCGCCGCCGCTCGGGGAGGCGTCGATGA
- a CDS encoding DEAD/DEAH box helicase, with amino-acid sequence MARRARALDRRAAIRPQGASLAKRASLRFDRGSLRLEASRTARVPPYLTWDERVRAWRTEAINHPRLMEDAAAYRLQLQDEAERFFDCPGLKPNLPPLRPDQEAALAAWKRAGGRGVVVKPTGTGKTEIALTVIIRHRVSALIVAPLRDLMYQWQRRIKQGLGVEAGVLGDGRREIWPITVTTYDSAWIHMKEIGNRYRLIVYDEAHHLPGPSLYESALDCLAPMRLGLTATPERADGRDRLFTELIGPVVYEEGISQARGRTLADYAIVRVPIYLTEAEQAEFDQLSRRIRAYVARRRREEGRFDWKEDLAKLSRTDPEAKEILRCYRRKLALIHRSKEKLRVVEDILRLHPTDQCVIFTASNRMALDVSARFLMPALTAHSDKRERNLVLDAFARGAIRALAACEVLNEGWDAPAVKVGVVLGGEKGTREAVQRLGRLLRRSGDRSARLYEVVVEETPEIRRVRRRTRTDAYQSAPRLSLGQAKQLDLF; translated from the coding sequence GTGGCACGCCGTGCTCGCGCTCTAGATCGACGCGCAGCCATCCGCCCACAAGGCGCCTCTCTGGCGAAGCGCGCGTCCCTCCGATTTGACCGGGGCTCGCTCAGGCTGGAGGCCTCAAGGACTGCGCGGGTGCCCCCCTACCTGACCTGGGACGAGCGCGTTCGTGCCTGGCGGACGGAGGCCATCAATCACCCCCGCCTCATGGAGGACGCGGCGGCCTACCGGCTTCAGCTCCAGGACGAGGCCGAACGGTTTTTTGACTGCCCGGGCCTCAAGCCCAATCTCCCCCCACTCCGGCCAGATCAGGAGGCCGCTCTAGCGGCCTGGAAGCGGGCCGGCGGGCGCGGGGTGGTCGTGAAACCCACCGGCACGGGCAAGACTGAAATCGCGCTTACAGTCATCATCCGGCACCGGGTCTCGGCGTTGATCGTGGCTCCGCTCCGCGATCTCATGTACCAGTGGCAGCGGCGGATCAAGCAAGGGCTCGGCGTGGAGGCCGGCGTACTTGGGGATGGCCGGCGGGAGATCTGGCCCATCACGGTCACCACCTACGACAGCGCTTGGATCCACATGAAGGAGATCGGTAACCGCTACCGCCTGATCGTCTACGACGAGGCCCACCACCTGCCGGGACCCTCGCTCTACGAGAGCGCGCTGGACTGCCTGGCTCCCATGCGGCTCGGGCTCACGGCGACGCCCGAGCGGGCCGATGGCCGGGACCGGCTGTTCACCGAGCTGATTGGCCCGGTCGTGTACGAAGAGGGCATCTCCCAGGCCCGGGGACGAACGCTGGCGGACTACGCGATCGTCCGGGTGCCGATCTATCTGACCGAGGCCGAGCAGGCGGAGTTTGACCAGCTCTCCAGGAGGATCCGCGCCTACGTGGCTCGCCGGCGGCGCGAGGAAGGACGGTTTGACTGGAAGGAGGATCTCGCCAAGCTCTCGCGCACAGACCCCGAGGCCAAGGAGATCCTCCGCTGCTACCGGCGAAAGCTGGCGCTCATTCATCGCTCCAAGGAAAAACTCCGGGTCGTGGAGGACATCCTGCGCCTGCATCCGACCGACCAATGCGTGATCTTCACAGCCTCGAACCGAATGGCGCTCGACGTTTCGGCCCGCTTCCTGATGCCGGCGCTGACCGCCCACTCGGACAAGCGGGAGCGGAATCTAGTGCTGGACGCGTTCGCCCGAGGGGCGATCCGCGCCCTGGCTGCGTGCGAGGTGCTCAATGAAGGATGGGATGCGCCCGCGGTCAAGGTCGGAGTGGTGCTGGGCGGGGAGAAAGGCACACGGGAGGCGGTGCAGCGGCTCGGGCGGCTCCTCAGACGCTCAGGAGACCGGTCGGCGCGCCTCTATGAGGTCGTGGTGGAGGAGACCCCTGAAATAAGGCGGGTCCGGCGCCGGACTCGGACGGATGCTTACCAAAGCGCACCGCGTCTATCACTGGGACAGGCCAAGCAGCTCGATCTCTTCTGA
- the ggt gene encoding gamma-glutamyltransferase, with amino-acid sequence MIRSKLSVTKLTPLAPRAMVVAEHPLGAEVGAEILRRGGNAVDAAVATAFAMTVVEPFMSTIAGGGTMLVYLAKQGKVEVIDFNVQAPAACHERIYPLAEGVAEDLFPWRRVVDDANIVGHRAVAVPGSVAGLCLALERYGTMELGDVLAPGIALARDGFVPDWYLALTTAVHADEVSRFAETARTYLREGRHIYRPPASADGDRVRYPDLARSLELIAREGPDAFYKGALAQAIHEEIWVHGGFLTKEDLAGYQARVAPPLTGRYRDLDLCFSPGATGGITALEILNILSAFRPRQLSFDTPGGLHLRAEAARYAFLDRLTFLGDPERVEAPWTALASKEYGAEVARRIKPRGPRSKKSAPDPWRFEGKGGRTPVRIAGNGRATDSTTHIGVVDRQRNMVSLTHTAVSLFGSRVVVPGSGILLSNGMIWFDPDPGKANSVGPGKRALVNMVPVLAFRKGEPYLTLGAPGGRKIISAIPQVVSNLVDLGLAPQPAIEAPRVHTEGGDLWVDDHAGDAVLAALEKMGHPVVARREAYSTFYFARPVAIRLTRKGLEAGLDHLRAAAACGY; translated from the coding sequence ATGATCCGCTCGAAGCTTTCGGTGACGAAGCTGACCCCGCTGGCCCCGCGCGCCATGGTCGTGGCCGAGCACCCGCTGGGGGCGGAGGTGGGAGCGGAGATCCTCAGGCGTGGCGGCAACGCCGTGGACGCGGCGGTCGCCACGGCCTTCGCCATGACCGTCGTCGAGCCGTTCATGTCGACGATCGCGGGGGGCGGGACCATGCTCGTCTACCTCGCCAAGCAGGGGAAAGTCGAGGTCATCGACTTCAACGTCCAGGCTCCCGCGGCCTGCCACGAGCGCATCTATCCCCTCGCGGAGGGCGTGGCCGAGGATCTCTTCCCGTGGCGCCGGGTGGTGGACGACGCCAACATCGTCGGCCACCGGGCGGTCGCGGTGCCGGGCTCGGTGGCCGGCCTCTGCCTCGCGCTCGAGCGCTACGGGACGATGGAGCTCGGCGATGTCCTGGCGCCGGGGATCGCGCTGGCCCGCGACGGGTTCGTCCCCGACTGGTACCTGGCGCTCACGACCGCGGTGCACGCGGACGAGGTGAGCCGGTTCGCCGAGACTGCCCGGACCTACCTCCGCGAGGGGCGCCACATCTACCGGCCGCCGGCCAGTGCCGACGGCGATCGCGTCCGCTACCCCGACCTGGCCCGGAGCCTGGAACTGATCGCGCGAGAAGGCCCGGACGCGTTCTACAAGGGGGCCCTGGCCCAGGCGATCCACGAGGAGATTTGGGTGCACGGCGGCTTTCTGACCAAGGAGGACCTCGCCGGCTACCAGGCGCGGGTCGCGCCGCCCTTGACGGGTCGGTACCGCGACCTCGACCTCTGCTTCTCCCCCGGCGCCACGGGAGGGATCACGGCGCTCGAGATCCTGAACATCCTCTCGGCCTTCCGGCCGCGTCAGCTCAGCTTCGACACCCCGGGTGGCCTTCACCTGAGGGCGGAGGCAGCCCGCTACGCGTTCCTGGACCGGCTCACCTTCCTGGGAGACCCCGAGCGGGTCGAAGCCCCATGGACAGCGCTGGCATCAAAAGAGTACGGAGCGGAGGTCGCGCGGCGCATCAAGCCCCGCGGACCCCGATCGAAGAAGTCGGCGCCCGACCCGTGGCGCTTCGAGGGGAAGGGAGGGCGAACGCCCGTCCGGATCGCGGGCAACGGGCGGGCCACGGACTCGACCACGCACATCGGCGTGGTGGACCGGCAGCGCAACATGGTGTCGCTGACCCACACTGCGGTCTCGCTCTTCGGCTCCCGCGTGGTCGTTCCGGGGAGCGGCATCCTTCTCTCGAACGGCATGATCTGGTTCGATCCGGATCCGGGCAAGGCCAACTCCGTCGGGCCGGGGAAGCGGGCGCTGGTGAACATGGTGCCCGTCCTCGCGTTCAGGAAAGGGGAGCCGTACCTGACGCTCGGCGCGCCGGGTGGTCGAAAGATCATCTCGGCGATCCCCCAGGTGGTCTCCAACCTCGTGGACCTGGGGCTCGCGCCGCAGCCGGCCATCGAGGCGCCGCGCGTTCACACAGAGGGTGGCGACCTGTGGGTGGACGACCACGCCGGTGACGCGGTGCTCGCCGCGCTCGAGAAGATGGGGCATCCCGTCGTCGCCCGGCGTGAGGCCTACTCGACGTTCTACTTCGCCCGGCCCGTGGCCATCCGCCTGACGCGGAAGGGCCTCGAGGCGGGGCTCGATCATCTGCGGGCGGCCGCGGCCTGTGGCTATTGA
- a CDS encoding ChbG/HpnK family deacetylase: MKYLIVNADDFGLTVGVSRGILEASRHGIVTSTTLLVNLPVSVELLAELKATRLGVGLHLNLTLGRPLSPASAVPSLVDAEGKFVRDARQAAARAKPDEAERELEAQVAAFATLLGRAPTHLDSHHHVGRHSPIREILWALARQLGIPVRSQDEALRRAARAAGLRTPDAFFGESGPDPYWSTERLLSQLAVLPDGISEFMTHPGYFDTDLAGSRYGPQREVELQGLTDLAVRRAVEALGIRLCHFGDLR, from the coding sequence TTGAAATATCTCATCGTCAACGCCGATGACTTCGGGCTGACGGTCGGGGTGAGCCGTGGGATCCTGGAGGCCTCCCGGCACGGCATCGTCACCAGCACGACGCTGCTGGTCAATCTCCCGGTGTCCGTGGAGCTTCTCGCCGAGCTCAAGGCGACGCGGCTCGGCGTTGGCCTCCACCTGAATCTCACCCTGGGTCGCCCGCTCTCTCCCGCATCCGCGGTGCCGTCGCTCGTGGACGCCGAGGGGAAGTTCGTTCGTGACGCCCGCCAGGCCGCGGCTCGCGCCAAGCCCGACGAGGCGGAGCGGGAGCTCGAAGCCCAGGTGGCTGCGTTTGCCACACTCCTCGGGCGCGCCCCGACTCACCTGGACAGCCACCACCATGTGGGTCGCCATTCCCCCATCCGCGAGATCCTCTGGGCGCTGGCGCGCCAACTGGGCATTCCCGTGAGGAGCCAGGACGAAGCGCTCAGGCGGGCGGCGCGGGCCGCCGGCCTCAGGACCCCGGATGCCTTCTTCGGTGAGTCGGGCCCGGATCCCTACTGGTCCACCGAACGGCTCCTGAGCCAGCTCGCCGTCTTGCCCGACGGAATTTCCGAGTTCATGACCCATCCCGGCTACTTCGACACCGACCTCGCCGGGAGCCGCTACGGGCCCCAGCGGGAGGTCGAGCTCCAGGGCCTGACGGATCTCGCCGTCCGACGCGCGGTGGAGGCGCTGGGGATCAGGCTCTGCCACTTCGGCGACCTCCGGTGA